In the Balaenoptera acutorostrata chromosome 7, mBalAcu1.1, whole genome shotgun sequence genome, one interval contains:
- the LRRC17 gene encoding leucine-rich repeat-containing protein 17, giving the protein MRVVTILILLFFCKAAERKGSPGGARNRVNHSRAGGSRKGSSLVKRYAPGLPCEVYTYLHEKYLDCQERKLVYVLPGWPQDLLHMLLARNKIRVLKNNMFSKFKKLKSLDLQQNEISKIESEAFFGLNKLTTLLLQHNQIKVLTEEVFIYTPLLSYLRLYDNPWHCTCEMETLISMLQIPRNRNLGNYAKCESPQGLKNKKLRQIKSEQLCNEEEKEQLDPKPQVSGKPPVIKPKVDSALCHNYVFPIRTLDCKRKELKKVPNNIPPDIVKLDLSHNKINQLRPKEFEDAHELKKLNLSSNGIQFIDPAAFLGLTHLEELDLSNNSLQNFDYGVLEDLYFLKLLWLRDNPWRCDYNIHYLYYWLMHHYNVHYNGLECKMPKEYKGWFVGKYVRSYYDECPKEKLPAYPETFDQDTEDDEWEKIHKDHTAKKQSVRITIVG; this is encoded by the exons ATGCGCGTGGTTACCATCTTAATCCTGCTCTTCTTTTGTAAAGCTGCTGAGCGCAAAGGAAGCCCTGGCGGTGCGAGAAACCGAGTGAATCACAGCCGGGCTGGTGGGAGCCGGAAAGGCTCCAGCCTGGTCAAACGCTACGCTCCAGGCCTCCCCTGTGAAGTGTACACATATCTTCATGAGAAATACTTAGATTGTCAAGAGAGAAAACTAGTTTATGTGCTGCCCGGCTGGCCTCAGGATTTACTGCACATGCTATTAGCAAGAAACAAAATCCGCGTACTGAAGAACAACATGTTTTCCAAGTTTAAAAAGCTGAAAAGCTTGGATCTGCAGCAGAATGAGATCTCCAAAATTGAGAGTGAGGCTTTCTTTGGTTTAAATAAACTTACCACTCTCCTACTGCAGCACAACCAGATCAAAGTCTTGACAGAGGAAGTGTTCATTTACACACCTCTCCTGAGCTACCTGCGTCTTTATGACAATCCCTGGCATTGTACTTGTGAGATGGAAACGCTTATTTCAATGTTGCAGATTCCAAGGAACCGGAATTTGGGGAACTACGCCAAGTGTGAAAGCCCACAaggactaaaaaataaaaaactgaggcAGATAAAATCTGAACAGTTATgtaatgaagaagaaaaggaacaattGGATCCGAAACCCCAAGTGTCAGGGAAACCCCCAGTCATCAAGCCCAAGGTGGACTCGGCTCTTTGCCACAACTACGTGTTTCCCATACGAACACTGGACTGCAAAAGAAAAG agttGAAGAAAGTTCCAAACAACATTCCTCCAGACATTGTTAAACTTGACTTGTCACACAACAAAATCAACCAACTTCGACCCAAGGAGTTTGAAGATGCTCATGAGCTAAAGAAATTAAACCTCAGCAGCAACGGCATTCAATTCATAGATCCCG ctGCTTTTTTAGGACTCACACATTTAGAAGAGTTAGATTTATCAAACAACAGTCTGCAAAACTTTGACTATGGAGTATTAGAAGACTTGTATTTTTTGAAACTCTTGTGGCTCAGAGATAACCCTTGGAGATGTGACTACAACATCCACTACCTCTACTACTGGTTAATGCATCACTACAACGTGCACTATAATGGCCTGGAGTGCAAAATGCCCAAAGAATACAAAGGGTGGTTTGTGGGAAAATATGTTCGGAGTTACTACGACGAATGCCCCAAAGAAAAATTACCAGCATACCCTGAAACATTTGACCAGGATACAGAAGatgatgaatgggaaaaaatacataAGGATCACACAGCAAAGAAACAAAGTGTAAGAATCACTATTGTGGGATAA